A single window of Cetobacterium sp. 8H DNA harbors:
- a CDS encoding Na+/H+ antiporter NhaC family protein codes for MEIHLILFLLSIVYSFIIKSNILMILSIVFVLTVFLSSFKLGGIKRSLQIAGIGAKKSYILVIIFSLLGMLSASWFLSGTIPSLIYYGIKIIDPNYFYMFTFVMLSVFSFLMGSSFGSIGTMGIVMISLARGIDLNLFITAGAVISGAYFGDRGSPTSSSANFVAVLTDTNIYTNVKNMFKTGIIPYIMTISLYFYLGKSEIQKEIDSKLLELLPKEFNLSPIVFIPLIFLIGMCLFRIDIKKTMLVSILSSLIIAITIQSWNFNIILKTMLTGFRLPSTNSLYEIIKGGGIVSMSTATVMAFLSCSIVKIFEELKVLTWISKRIGVIKEEWKVYLYTTLVAIFTAGISSSQSTSILLTSQIMKKTYEESGFENEKLALDIENSCVILSPLIPWNIAITVPAAMLEIGVFDIMPNSFYLYFLPIFIFLKKFFLNERKSIEIKKAEY; via the coding sequence AATCCAATATTTTAATGATTTTATCAATAGTTTTTGTTTTAACTGTGTTTTTATCGTCTTTTAAATTAGGAGGAATAAAAAGAAGTCTACAGATAGCAGGTATTGGAGCAAAGAAATCTTATATTTTAGTTATAATATTTTCATTATTGGGAATGTTATCAGCAAGTTGGTTTTTATCGGGGACTATTCCTAGTTTAATTTATTATGGAATAAAAATAATAGATCCTAATTATTTCTATATGTTTACATTTGTAATGTTATCAGTTTTTTCATTTTTAATGGGAAGTTCTTTTGGAAGTATTGGAACAATGGGAATAGTTATGATTTCATTGGCAAGGGGAATAGATTTAAATTTATTTATAACAGCGGGTGCAGTTATATCTGGAGCATATTTTGGTGATAGAGGTTCTCCAACTTCATCAAGTGCAAACTTTGTAGCAGTTCTAACGGATACCAATATATATACCAATGTAAAAAATATGTTCAAAACAGGAATAATTCCATATATAATGACAATTTCATTATATTTTTATTTAGGTAAGTCTGAAATTCAAAAAGAGATAGACAGTAAATTGTTGGAACTGTTACCAAAAGAATTTAATTTATCTCCCATAGTTTTTATACCATTAATATTTTTAATAGGGATGTGTTTATTTAGAATTGATATAAAGAAAACTATGTTGGTAAGCATTTTATCAAGTTTAATTATAGCTATTACAATTCAAAGTTGGAATTTTAATATTATATTAAAAACTATGTTAACAGGATTTAGACTTCCATCGACAAACTCTTTATATGAAATAATAAAGGGTGGAGGAATAGTATCTATGAGTACCGCTACTGTTATGGCCTTTTTATCATGTAGTATTGTTAAGATATTTGAAGAATTGAAGGTTTTAACCTGGATATCCAAGCGTATAGGAGTAATAAAAGAGGAATGGAAAGTTTATTTATATACAACACTAGTGGCAATATTTACAGCTGGAATTAGCTCAAGTCAATCGACTTCTATTTTATTGACTTCTCAAATTATGAAAAAGACATATGAAGAGAGTGGTTTTGAAAATGAAAAATTAGCTTTAGATATTGAGAATAGTTGTGTAATTTTAAGCCCGTTAATTCCTTGGAATATAGCAATAACTGTTCCAGCAGCAATGTTAGAAATAGGAGTTTTTGATATAATGCCAAATTCTTTTTATTTGTATTTTCTGCCAATCTTTATTTTTCTAAAAAAATTTTTTTTAAATGAAAGAAAAAGTATAGAAATAAAAAAAGCTGAATATTAA